TGGGGGCCTCCCTGGGGGGTGTTCTCCGCGGCGCCCTCGACCAGGTTGGCCTTGGGCACCCGCCGCGGCAGACCGGAGGAGGTGACCCCGCCCGCCTTGGGCTTCTTCAGAGCGGAGGCCTGCTGCCAGCGCTCGTCGTTCGACGAGCGCCAGACGTCGCCGCCGCCGTTGCTCTCCGAAGCGGAGGCCGGCGCCTCCTGGGTCGCGGGCCGCGCGCCGTTCGAAGCGCTCGCGGTGGATCCACGGCGGGGAAGCCCGGCGTCGGTCAGCGCGTGGGACGCGGAGGGAGCCGGTCCCGGACGCTCGAAGCCTACGCGGTCCCGCTCACCCGCGTCAGCGACCTGCGTCGCTTCCGCTTCCGGAGCGTACTGGTCCGGGTAGCCGTTCTGGTAACCGCTCTGCTGGGGCCAGTCGTCCTGGTAGGGCTGCTCCTCGTACGGAGCGAAGTTCTCGGACGCGGGGGCGTGCGCCGGCGTCCGCTCCTCCTGGCCCGGCTCCGCGTACGCGGGGTCGGGGTAGCCGCCGTTGGACGAGAAGGCGTCGGTCTGCGGCAGAGTGCCGTTCGGCGCGTAGTACTGCTCGTCGTACGCCGGACGCTGCTGCTCCTCGTACGGAGTCGGCTGCTGCTCGTCGTACGCCGGACGGCCGTTCGCGCCGTCGAACGCCGCGGGCTGCTCGGCGTAGCCGCTCTGCGGCCCGTTGTAGCCGTTCTGAGCGGCCTGTCCCGCGTCGTACGCCTGCTGCTGCTGGGTCGAGTCGAAGCCCTCGCCGTACACGGGCGTCTCCGGGCCCGCCTGCGGGTCCGGCTGGGACTCCAGCGCGGCCCGGCGCTCCTCGCGCATCAGGGAGCGGCCCACCGGGTCCAGCTCGCGGATGTCGTCGGGGACCTCGGTGTAGGCGGTGTCGTCGAAGCCGAGCTCGGCGGCCGTCCGCATCGGCAGACCGCTGTTGAAGTCCTCGCCCGAGTAGTTCTGCTGCTCCGGGATGATCTGCGAGACGGTGAACTCGTCGCGCTCCGGCTGCTGCGTCTCGCCGCCGCCGCCGTGGGTGATGGCGTCCGGGAGCATGACCAGCGAGGTGGTGCCCGCCTGCTCGCCCGAGGGGCGCAGCTGGACGCGGATGCCGTGCCGGTCGGACAGCCGGCCGACCACGAACAGGCCCATGCGCTGCGAGATCGCGGCGTCCACGGTCGGCGGGTTGGCCAGCTTGTGGTTGATGTCCGCGAAGTCCTCGGCGGTGAGGCCGATGCCCTTGTCGTGGATCTCGATCATGACCCGGCCGTCGGGGAGACGGGTGGCCGTGACCCGGACCTTGGTCTGCGGGGAGGAGAACGTCGTCGCGTTCTCCAGCAGCTCGGCGAGCAGGTGCACGAGGTCGGTCACCGCGCGGCCGTGGATCTCGGCCTCCGGGACGCCCGACAGCTCGATGCGCTCGTACTGCTCCACCTCGGAGGAGGCGGCGCGCAGCACGTCGACCAGCGGGACCGGCTGGTCCCAGCGGCGGCCCGGCTCCTCGCCGGCGAGGACCAGGAGGTTCTCGCCGTTGCGGCGCATACGGGTCGCGAGGTGGTCCAGGCGGAAGAGGTTCTCCAGCTGGTCCGGGTCGGCCTCGTTGTTCTCCAGGTCGGTGATCAGGGTCAGCTGGCCCTCGATCAGGGACTGGTTGCGGCGCGAGAGGTTGGTGAAGATCGCGTTGATGTTGCCCCGCAGCAGGGCCTGTTCGGCGGCCAGTCGGACCGCCTCGCGGTGGACCTGGTCGAAGGCGCGGGCGACTTCGCCGATCTCGTCCCTGGTGTTGATGGGGATGGGTTGGACCCGGGTGTCCACGCGGCCGGGGTCGGTGCGCGAGAGCTGGTCGACCAGCATCGGCAGGCGCTGCTCGGCGATGCCGAAGGCGGCGTTGCGCAGCTGGCGCATGGACTGGCTCATCTGGCGGGCCATGAGGGACGCGATGATGAACGCGGCGAGCAGGGCGATGATGACGATGGCGCCGTTGACGATGGCGTCGCGCTGGGCGTCGGAGGCGATCTGTCCGGCCTCGTCGACCGCGCGGTTGATGAGCTCGTTCTCGACCTGGCTGTAGCCCTGGAACTTCAGCGTCGCGGCCGACATCCACGCCTGGGCGGTGATGCCCTGCTCGGCGAGCTGGGCAGGGGTCTGTCCGCTGCCGATCGCCTGGATCATCTTGTCCATCGAGGGCGGAGCGGTGAAGTCCTGGCCCGCGGCGTCGGCCTTGGCCTTCGCGTCGGCGACCTGCTTCGCGCCCTCCGCGGTCTTCTCCTTCATGACCTCCTGGAGCCGCGCGGCGTCCTGGACGGTGCCACCGGAGACGTACTCCTGCTGGGCGATGCCCTCGAGGTAGGCGTACGAGGTGAAGGCGGTGACCTGCCGCGCGTAGACCTTCGGGTCGGGGCTGGGCCGGACGAGCAGGTGCATGCCGATCGCGCGCTGCAGGGATTCGGCGCCCTTGCCGAGGGTGATCGCGTACACGGTGCGGCCGTAGGCCGTGATGTTGCCGGTGCCGAGGCCGAGTTCGTTGGAGAACTCCACCAGCAGGTGCTCGACCGTGACGTAGCCCTCTTCGGTCGTCACCGGGTCCATGGCCTTGGTGTAGGCAGACGCCCGGATCTTCGTGAGCGCCGGCTCGGCCTCCTCCACCAGCTTCAGACGGCGCTTGAGGCCCTCCTTGTCCGGCATCCCGACGACCTCGTCGTGGAAGGCGGCGGCCTTCTCGTCGGTGGTGGCGCGGGCCTCCTTGACGACCGTGCTGTTCTTCTTGTTCTCCAGCAGCGGTTCGGCGGTGACGTCCCGCTCGTCGAGGAGCGCCTCGGCGTACTGGCCGGCGGCGGCCACGATCTTCGCCACCTTCTCGGCGTCGCGGGCCTCCTGCCAGGTGTCGATCGAGCCCTTCACCTGGAAGCCGCCCATGACGAGGCCGACCAGCACGGGTATGAGCAGGATCGCGTTCAGCCGGGTCGGCACGCGCCAGTTGCGCGGGGAGAGACGGCCGCCGCTCTTGGCGGGCGCGGCCGTCGGCTCCGAGCCGGGCACAGGGGCGGGCGCCGCTCCGCGCGGCGGCGGCGTGAAGTTGCCCCGGGCCGCCGGCTCGGGACTTTTCTTGCTTCGCCTCACTCGACCAACAACCTCTCGGCGGTCGGCACCTTCGTCGTGCCGCAGTGTCTCAGAGCCCGGTCAGCCATCGACCATGAGTACGTCATTGACTATTGGGCAGTTCAGGCATTCCAGCACGACGACCAGTGCTCTTCCAAACAGTGGAAAGGGTCGGTTCGAAGTGATGTAAGCCCCAGATAAAACGGTCAAATAGAACGAGCCCCGCCAAATGACGGGGCCGACGTGCGCGCAGTGACACCGAACGACCGCGACGCGTGGTGGTTTCGCCCGATACCTCTGCCGAAACGTTATGAACACCGGAGCCGACCGTGTCAAAGGCCACAGTCGGCTCCAGAGCGTCTACGACAACCGCCGTACGGCACGGGCGATGTGCAAGTTACCGCAGGCGGGCCATGAGCGCGTGCTCCACCAGCGTGATCAACGCGCTCTTGGCATCCGAGCGATGCCGCGCGTCGGTCGTGATGATCGGCGTGTCCGGGCCGATCTGCAGCGCCTCACGCACTTCTTCGGGCTGGTAGGGCTGCTGACCGTCGAAGCCGTTGAGGGCGACGACGAACGGCAGACCGCTGTTCTCGAAGTAGTCGACCGCAGGGAAGCAGTCGGCGAGCCGCCGGGTGTCCACGAGCACCACGGCGCCGATGGCGCCGCGCACCAGGTCGTCCCACATGAACCAGAACCGGTCCTGGCCGGGCGTGCCGAACAGGTAGAGGATCAGGTCCTGGTCCAGCGTGATGCGGCCGAAGTCCATGGCCACCGTCGTGGTGGTCTTGTCCCCGGTGTGGGTGAGGTCGTCGATGCCCGCGCTCGCGGACGTCATCACGGCCTCCGTACGCAGCGGGTTGATCTCGGAGACCGCTCCCACGAACGTGGTCTTGCCCACGCCGAAGCCGCCCGCCACCACGATCTTCGCCGAGGTGGTGGCCCGGCCACCGTCAGAGCTTGCGAAGTCCACTGAGCACCCTTTCGAGCAGCGTCACGTCCGGTGCGCCGCCGTTGTTCTCGTCGCCGCCCGGCTGGTGGATGGCCACCAGTCCGGCCTCGGCGAGGTCCGCGACGAGGATCCGCGCCACGCCCAGCGGCATGGCAAGGAGAGCCGACACCTCCGCGACCGACTTCACCTCGCGGCACAGGTGGCAGATGCGCTGGTGCTCGGGGAGCAGTCCCATGAGCGCTGCCGGATCGGCCGTGGTGCTGATCAGCGCCTCGATGGCGAGCTGATAGCGCGGCCTGGTCCGGCCACCGGTCATCGCATACGGACGCACCAGCGGCTGGTCGCCCTCGTCACCGTACGGCTCCGCGTACGGATCATGATGGGCGGTGGGCGGGGTCATGGATCCTCCGGGCGGGACAGCAAGTCTCGGTCAGTCGTGCCGTCCGTCGAGGCCGGTGGGGGGATTGTGTCGGCCGGACGGGGGTTTCGTGAGGTGGGTGGTACTGGGGCGGGTCAGTGGAGCAGACTGCCCTGGAGCTCGGCGCGCAGGTCGGGCGTGAGCACCGCGCCCGCACGGTCGACGAGCAGTGCCATCTCGTAGCCGACAAGGCCGATGTCGCACTCGGGGTGCGCGAGCACGGCGAGGGACGAGCCGTCGGAGACGGACATGAGGAAGAGGAATCCTCGTTCCATCTCGACGACCGTCTGTGCCACGCTGCCGCCCTCGAAGATGCGCGAGGCGCCGGCGGTCAGCGAGGTGAGCCCCGACGCGACGGCTGCCAGCTGGTCGGCCCGGTCACGCGGGAAACCTTCGGACATCGCGAGCAGGAGCCCGTCGGCGGACACCACGACGGTGTGGGACACCCCGGGGGTGTTGTCCACGAAGTTGGTGATCAACCAGTTCAGGTTCTGTGCCGCCTGGCTCATCTGGCTCAACTAACGCTCCTGCTGGTGAGTGGGGTTCGGGAAGCTGCCGGTCTGGCCGTTGCCGACCTGACGACCCTGCGCGATACCCCGACGGAGATTGGTCAGCCGGCCACGTACGTCATCAGGCGCACGTGAGACCTGCGGACCGGTTTGGTGCTGTTGCTGCTGAGCCGTGCCCGGGACCAGGTTGGCCCGGGGCACCCGGCGCGGCAGGCCGGAAGTGGTGACGCCGCCCGCGGCCGGCTGCCTGACCCGCTCGGCCTGCCGGACGAGTTCGTCGTTCGGCGAGGTCCGCCAGGAGGCGTTGGCGGCGGGACGCTGAGGGGCTGCCGGAGCCTGTGCGGGCTGCGGCGGCGCTTGCGGAACCTGGGCGGCCGGAGCCGAACCGCCCGCCTGCTGTCCCGTCGGCTGGCCCGCTTGCTGGCCGGCCTGCTGACCGCGGAACCAGTTGGTCTCCAGCGTGTCGTACAACGGCGTACGTCCGTCGCCCGGGCCCTGGGCCGGCGGCAGCGCCTCCGGCTCGGGACGTCCGGCGGGACGCGGCGGGACCGGCGGCTGCGCAGTGCCGTAGCCGCCCGTGCCGTTGTTGCTGTTGCCGTTGCTGTTGCCGTTGAGCTGGGGACGCTGGAACTGGCCGGTGGACGAGGGGTCCTGGCGGCCGGGCAGCGCGTGCTGTCCGGTGGCCGAGCTGTCGTAGCCGTTGATCGAGAACTGGCCGGTGGAGCCGTTGTCGTAGGCCTGCGGGGCGGCGAACTGGCCCGGGTTCGCCGGGGTGTTCTGGCCGCCGGGTGTGCCGAAGACGTCCGAGCGGACGTACCCGTTGGCGTCCTGCTGGCCGCTGCCGGGACGCTCGAACTGGCCGGTGTCCTGCGGGGCGCTGGTGCCCGGGCGCTGGAACTGGTTGTTCGTGTCCTGGCGGCCGCCCGGGCCCGACTGCGGGGCGCCGACGGCCGGGAACTGGCCCGTGCCCTGGTTTCCGTTCGCGCCGGGACGGCCGAAGTC
This window of the Streptomyces sp. NBC_01275 genome carries:
- a CDS encoding roadblock/LC7 domain-containing protein, which gives rise to MSQAAQNLNWLITNFVDNTPGVSHTVVVSADGLLLAMSEGFPRDRADQLAAVASGLTSLTAGASRIFEGGSVAQTVVEMERGFLFLMSVSDGSSLAVLAHPECDIGLVGYEMALLVDRAGAVLTPDLRAELQGSLLH
- a CDS encoding DUF742 domain-containing protein, which produces MTPPTAHHDPYAEPYGDEGDQPLVRPYAMTGGRTRPRYQLAIEALISTTADPAALMGLLPEHQRICHLCREVKSVAEVSALLAMPLGVARILVADLAEAGLVAIHQPGGDENNGGAPDVTLLERVLSGLRKL
- a CDS encoding ATP/GTP-binding protein, which produces MDFASSDGGRATTSAKIVVAGGFGVGKTTFVGAVSEINPLRTEAVMTSASAGIDDLTHTGDKTTTTVAMDFGRITLDQDLILYLFGTPGQDRFWFMWDDLVRGAIGAVVLVDTRRLADCFPAVDYFENSGLPFVVALNGFDGQQPYQPEEVREALQIGPDTPIITTDARHRSDAKSALITLVEHALMARLR
- a CDS encoding nitrate- and nitrite sensing domain-containing protein, yielding MRRSKKSPEPAARGNFTPPPRGAAPAPVPGSEPTAAPAKSGGRLSPRNWRVPTRLNAILLIPVLVGLVMGGFQVKGSIDTWQEARDAEKVAKIVAAAGQYAEALLDERDVTAEPLLENKKNSTVVKEARATTDEKAAAFHDEVVGMPDKEGLKRRLKLVEEAEPALTKIRASAYTKAMDPVTTEEGYVTVEHLLVEFSNELGLGTGNITAYGRTVYAITLGKGAESLQRAIGMHLLVRPSPDPKVYARQVTAFTSYAYLEGIAQQEYVSGGTVQDAARLQEVMKEKTAEGAKQVADAKAKADAAGQDFTAPPSMDKMIQAIGSGQTPAQLAEQGITAQAWMSAATLKFQGYSQVENELINRAVDEAGQIASDAQRDAIVNGAIVIIALLAAFIIASLMARQMSQSMRQLRNAAFGIAEQRLPMLVDQLSRTDPGRVDTRVQPIPINTRDEIGEVARAFDQVHREAVRLAAEQALLRGNINAIFTNLSRRNQSLIEGQLTLITDLENNEADPDQLENLFRLDHLATRMRRNGENLLVLAGEEPGRRWDQPVPLVDVLRAASSEVEQYERIELSGVPEAEIHGRAVTDLVHLLAELLENATTFSSPQTKVRVTATRLPDGRVMIEIHDKGIGLTAEDFADINHKLANPPTVDAAISQRMGLFVVGRLSDRHGIRVQLRPSGEQAGTTSLVMLPDAITHGGGGETQQPERDEFTVSQIIPEQQNYSGEDFNSGLPMRTAAELGFDDTAYTEVPDDIRELDPVGRSLMREERRAALESQPDPQAGPETPVYGEGFDSTQQQQAYDAGQAAQNGYNGPQSGYAEQPAAFDGANGRPAYDEQQPTPYEEQQRPAYDEQYYAPNGTLPQTDAFSSNGGYPDPAYAEPGQEERTPAHAPASENFAPYEEQPYQDDWPQQSGYQNGYPDQYAPEAEATQVADAGERDRVGFERPGPAPSASHALTDAGLPRRGSTASASNGARPATQEAPASASESNGGGDVWRSSNDERWQQASALKKPKAGGVTSSGLPRRVPKANLVEGAAENTPQGGPQVSRAPEDVRGRLSNLRRGVQRGRNAGSETNGQATRNHSGPDSTYNQER